GCGGACGATGCCTTCCATCGCCTTCACGATGCGATCCGGAGGTGTTCCGGCATCGTTCACGGCAAACTCTACGAAGAGAAGGTCGGGTTTTTGATTCAGGGCGTCGTTCTCGAGACGGAAAACTCCGAGGGTGGATCCGGTCCCCCCAATCGCGGCGTGAATTTGGTCGACCTTTGACTTGGGAAATTGTTCGCGAAACCATTCGAGGCTCTGAACCCGCCAGCCGCTCTGAGCGGTGATGCTCCCTCCCAAATAGGCGATGGTGACAGGTTCACCGTCTTCCAACTTCTGGAAGAAATTAGGAAGCCCGTCGCGCGGGGTAAATTCAACCGCATCGACTAGCGGATAATCGGCTTCAGCGCCTTGGGCACCGGTCACGATGGAGAGGAGACCAAAGGCGATTGAACAAAAGAGGCTTTTTGCGAAACGGGGGGAGGGATTTTGCTTCATGAAGTGGAAAAGGATGGCTTTTGACTCGGAGCGAATCAACCGGATTCCAAGTCTTCCTTCTAGAGGCCGAGTACTTTCCGGATTTCTTGGGTTCGAATGGGCTTAAGAAAGAATCCATCCATACCAGCCTCAATGCATCGTTCCCGGGTTCCTTGAACTGCATTTGTCGTAATGGCGTAAATTCGTACGGGTTTGGCTTGGGTTAGCGGATGCGCTCCTTCGGCTTCCAGTTCCCGTATTTTTTGGGCCAATTCGATCCCGGAGGGGCCAGGGATTTGCAGATCGAGAAAGACGAGATCGAATCGTTTCTTTTGGAGGATGGAAATGGCTTCATCTCCGTTCTCAACCATTTCGGTCTTAAGATCCAAACGGTTTAGAAAGGCCTGCATGAGTCGTCGGTTTGCCGGGTTGTCCTCTACGACGAGAGTATTCTTTGGCTTCTCATCATGGGGCACCGACTCTTTTTCTGTTGCTTCTGGTTCGGCCGGAGAGGGCGCCAACTCCATAATGGCATCTTTAATCTGAGACCTCGTAAATGGACGGTCGATTCGCTGACAATCGGCCGGCAGTTTTCCCAAAACATCTTCCGCCAGGGCAATGAAGAGGGTGGGTGGGTGATTTGGAATTTCAGATTTAAGAGCTGATGGACGAATCAGGTCCGAGTCGAGGATGAGGAGATCATACCTGCTCCTCGAAAGCTCCTTCTTCGCCCTTCCGAAACTGCGGGCTTCATAGACGAGGAGACCGATATTTCTCAGCGTGATGGCCGTCTGCTGACGATCGATCGGATTGAGGTCGCAGAGCAGGACCAATTTCCCCCGGATCGATCCGGTCGAGGATTCTGGCAGAGGGGTGCCTTTGCTTGAAGGGGTGTGTAGAGGAATGCTGAAGGTGAAGGTCGATCCTTTTCCCAGCTCACTCCGGAGACTCATAGTGCCTCCCATCGCTTGGACCAGGTGATTGGAAATCGCGAGCCCGAGTCCGGTCCCACCATACTTGCGGGTCATCGAAGAATCGGCTTGGTGGAACGGCTTAAAGAGGAGACCCTGCTGCTCCTCGGAGATGCCAATACCGGTATCGTGGACTGAGACGACGAGGTTCGGAGCCAAGGATGGATCCTGTGACGTTTTTACGGAAACAAAGACTTCTCCCTCCGGAGTGAACTTAATGGCGTTGCCGATGAGGTTGATGAGAATTTGACTGATCCGGTGCGGGTCGCCGATGATTTGCTTCGGTACGGAATTATCGTAGTAGGAACGTAGTGAGAGCCCTTTCTCTTCGGCTTTGGGCCTGAGCAGGTCAAATGATTGGTTGAAGTGGCTACGAATTTCAAAGTCGAGAAATTCCAGGTCAATTTCGCCAACTTCGATTTTCGAGAAATCGAGAATATCGTCGATTAGGTGGAGTAAGAGGTCTCCACTGGTTGAAATGTGTCTGAGGAAGAGACGTTGTTCCTCGTCGAGCTCGGTGCTGTCGAGGAGCTCGGAATACCCAATGACCGCATTCATCGGTGTGCGGATCTCATGGCTCATTGTCGCGAGAAAGCTGGACTTTGCCCGGTCCGAGGCCTCCGCCTCCCGGCGTGCTTCCTTGAGCTGGCGCTCATATCGTTTTTGTTCGCTGATGTCTTGGATCTGGGCAATGAAGTGGTCCGGGGTTCCATCTCCATGGCGAACGAGGGAAACGGAAAGGAGAGCCCAGACGACGTGCCCTTCTTTGTGGACGTATCTTTTTTCCAATTGATAGGAAGATCTTTTCCCCGCGACTAGCTCATTCAGGAGTCTGATGTCGGCATCGAGATCGTCGGGAACGGTGATATTTTGAAAGGTTTCGGCCAAAAGCTGTTCCTCGGGGTATCCAAGAATCTTGCACAATGCCGAATTGGTTTGGATAAACTTTCCTTGCGGAGAAACCAGAGCCATGCCAATCGCAGCATTTTCGAAGGCGCTGCGGATGTAGTCTTGAGCCTGGGTTTTGTTGAATTCCAGTTCCTTCCGTTTTGAAACATCTGTGTGCGTTCCCACGGCACATATGGGACTCCCCGAGGAATGTCGGGAGTAGATTTTTCCTTTGGTGAGGATCCAGATATAGGAGCCGTCTGGTTGGCGAAATCGGCACTC
This genomic stretch from Puniceicoccus vermicola harbors:
- a CDS encoding PAS domain-containing hybrid sensor histidine kinase/response regulator; protein product: MTSEIRFDEDPQSGWRIALICAGEGAWMWDFEKDEFLICETGKKLLGLDGEKKTFSLDYLSSYIHPDDVETVLRSAEGLRSETIEEYYTECRFRQPDGSYIWILTKGKIYSRHSSGSPICAVGTHTDVSKRKELEFNKTQAQDYIRSAFENAAIGMALVSPQGKFIQTNSALCKILGYPEEQLLAETFQNITVPDDLDADIRLLNELVAGKRSSYQLEKRYVHKEGHVVWALLSVSLVRHGDGTPDHFIAQIQDISEQKRYERQLKEARREAEASDRAKSSFLATMSHEIRTPMNAVIGYSELLDSTELDEEQRLFLRHISTSGDLLLHLIDDILDFSKIEVGEIDLEFLDFEIRSHFNQSFDLLRPKAEEKGLSLRSYYDNSVPKQIIGDPHRISQILINLIGNAIKFTPEGEVFVSVKTSQDPSLAPNLVVSVHDTGIGISEEQQGLLFKPFHQADSSMTRKYGGTGLGLAISNHLVQAMGGTMSLRSELGKGSTFTFSIPLHTPSSKGTPLPESSTGSIRGKLVLLCDLNPIDRQQTAITLRNIGLLVYEARSFGRAKKELSRSRYDLLILDSDLIRPSALKSEIPNHPPTLFIALAEDVLGKLPADCQRIDRPFTRSQIKDAIMELAPSPAEPEATEKESVPHDEKPKNTLVVEDNPANRRLMQAFLNRLDLKTEMVENGDEAISILQKKRFDLVFLDLQIPGPSGIELAQKIRELEAEGAHPLTQAKPVRIYAITTNAVQGTRERCIEAGMDGFFLKPIRTQEIRKVLGL